In a single window of the Equus quagga isolate Etosha38 chromosome 7, UCLA_HA_Equagga_1.0, whole genome shotgun sequence genome:
- the LOC124242281 gene encoding histone H2B type 3-B — MPDPSKSAPAPKKGSKKAVTKAQKKDGKKRKRSRKESYSIYVYKVLKQVHPDTGISSKAMGIMNSFVNDIFERIASEASRLAHYNKRSTITSREVQTAVRLLLPGELAKHAVSEGTKAVTKYTSSK; from the coding sequence ATGCCTGACCCGTCCAAATCGGCTCCCGCGCCGAAGAAGGGCTCTAAAAAGGCCGTCACCAAAGCGCAGAAGAAGGACGGCAAGAAGCGCAAGCGCAGCCGCAAGGAGAGCTACTCCATCTACGTGTACAAGGTGCTGAAGCAGGTCCACCCCGACACCGGCATCTCGTCCAAGGCCATGGGCATCATGAACTCGTTCGTCAACGACATCTTCGAGCGCATCGCCAGCGAGGCCTCCCGCCTGGCGCACTACAACAAGCGCTCGACCATCACGTCCCGCGAGGTGCAGACGGCCGTGCGCCTGCTGCTGCCCGGCGAGCTGGCCAAGCACGCGGTGTCCGAGGGCACCAAGGCCGTCACCAAGTACACCAGCTCCAAGTGA
- the H3-4 gene encoding histone H3.1t, whose amino-acid sequence MARTKQTARKSTGGKAPRKQLATKVARKSAPATGGVKKPHRYRPGTVALREIRRYQKSTELLIRKLPFQRLVREIAQDFKTDLRFQSSAVMALQEACEAYLVGLFEDTNLCAIHTKRVTIMPKDIQLARRIRGDRT is encoded by the coding sequence ATGGCTCGCACGAAGCAGACAGCGCGGAAGTCCACGGGCGGCAAGGCGCCGCGCAAGCAGCTGGCCACTAAGGTGGCTCGGAAGAGCGCCCCGGCCACGGGCGGCGTGAAGAAACCGCACCGCTACCGGCCGGGCACGGTGGCGCTCCGTGAGATCCGGCGCTACCAGAAGTCCACGGAACTGTTGATCCGCAAGCTGCCGTTCCAGCGGCTGGTGCGCGAAATCGCGCAGGACTTCAAGACGGACCTGCGCTTCCAGAGCTCGGCCGTGATGGCGCTGCAGGAGGCGTGCGAGGCCTACCTCGTGGGGCTCTTCGAGGACACCAACCTGTGCGCCATCCACACCAAGCGCGTCACCATCATGCCCAAGGACATCCAGCTGGCGCGCCGCATCCGTGGGGACCGCACTTAA
- the TRIM17 gene encoding E3 ubiquitin-protein ligase TRIM17, producing the protein MDAVELARKLQEEATCSICLDYFTDPVMTACGHNFCRECLRLSWEKARGKKGRRKRRGAFPCPECRELSPQRNLRPNRLLTKVAEMARQHPSLQSRDLCTLHQELLKLFCEDDQSPICVVCRESREHRPHRVVPVEEAVQVYKSRLEEDMEHLRQEMMATGKLQAREEQTLAEWQEKVKEQRERIVAEFEKMGLFLVEEKQRLLQTLKDEEEETAARLRERTAALQQQSHSLEMLLLQLEDRREREPLQMLQDMKDPLGRKNSLSVQYLEATPTVLRTVCRVPGEIEVLKSFQEDVVPDPATAYPYLLLYESRQRRYLSAPPDGTPRGTDRFLAYPCAVGQQAFSSGRHYWEVGMNLTGDALWSLGVCRDNVSRKDRVPKCPENGFWVVQLCRGKKCLPALPPSTPIMLAEPPSHVGIFLDFEAGEVSFYNAKDGSHLHTYSQPTFPGPLQPFFCLGAPKSGQMVISTVTLWVKG; encoded by the exons ATGGATGCCGTGGAACTGGCCAGAAAGCTGCAGGAGGAGGCCACGTGCTCCATCTGCCTGGACTACTTCACGGACCCCGTGATGACCGCCTGCGGCCACAACTTCTGCCGCGAGTGCCTCCGGCTGAGCTGGGAGAAGGCCAGAGGCAAGAAAGGCCGGAGGAAGCGCAGGGGCGCCTTCCCCTGCCCCGAGTGCCGCGAGCTGTCCCCCCAGAGGAACCTGCGGCCCAACCGCCTGCTGACCAAGGTGGCAGAGATGGCGCGGCAGCACCCCAGCCTCCAGAGCAGGGACCTGTGCACCCTGCACCAGGAGCTGCTCAAGCTCTTCTGCGAGGACGACCAGAGCCCCATCTGCGTGGTCTGCAGGGAGTCCCGGGAACACCGGCCCCACAGGGTGGTCCCCGTCGAGGAGGCCGTGCAGGTGTACAAG TCGAGGCTGGAGGAGGACATGGAGCACCTGCGGCAGGAGATGATGGCGACGGGGAAGCTGCAGGCCAGGGAGGAGCAGACCTTGGCAGAGTGGCAG GAGAAGgtgaaggagcagagggagcgCATCGTGGCAGAGTTTGAGAAGATGGGCCTCTTCCTGGTGGAGGAGAAGCAGCGGCTCCTCCAGACCCTgaaggacgaggaggaggagacggCAGCCAGGCTGCGGGAGCGCACGGCTGCGCTGCAGCAACAGAGCCACTCCctggagatgctgctgctgcagctggaggACAGGAGGGAGCGCGAGCCACTGCAGATGCTGCAG GACATGAAGGACCCCCTGGGCAG GAAGAACAGCCTGAGTGTGCAGTACCTGGAGGCCACCCCCACCGTGCTGAGGACGGTCTGCAGGGTCCCTGGGGAGATAGAAGTGCTCAAGAGCTTCCAAG AGGACGTGGTGCCCGACCCTGCTACAGCGTACCCCTACCTCCTCCTGTACGAGAGCCGTCAGAGGCGCTACCTGAGCGCCCCGCCGGATGGCACGCCCCGCGGCACGGACAGGTTCCTGGCCTACCCCTGCGCCGTGGGCCAGCAGGCCTTCTCCTCAGGCAGGCACTACTGGGAGGTGGGCATGAACCTCACCGGAGACGCACTCTGGTCCCTGGGCGTGTGCAGGGACAACGTGAGCCGGAAGGACAGGGTCCCCAAGTGCCCTGAAAATGGGTTCTGGGTGGTGCAGCTGTGCAGAGGGAAGAAGTGCTTGCCTGCACTGCCCCCCTCGACGCCCATCATGCTGGCCGAGCCCCCCAGCCACGTGGGCATCTTCCTGGACTTCGAGGCCGGGGAGGTGTCCTTCTACAACGCAAAGGATGGCTCCCATCTACACACCTACTCCCAGCCCACCTTCCCTGGCCCCCTACAGCCCTTCTTCTGCCTCGGGGCCCCCAAGTCGGGCCAGATGGTCATCTCAACAGTGACCCTGTGGGTGAAGGGATAG
- the LOC124242494 gene encoding histone H2A type 3, whose amino-acid sequence MSGRGKQGGKARAKAKSRSSRAGLQFPVGRVHRLLRKGNYSERVGAGAPVYLAAVLEYLTAEILELAGNAARDNKKTRIIPRHLQLAIRNDEELNKLLGRVTIAQGGVLPNIQAVLLPKKTESHHKAKGK is encoded by the coding sequence ATGTCGGGCCGTGGTAAGCAGGGCGGCAAAGCGCGCGCGAAAGCCAAGTCGCGGTCTTCGCGCGCGGGGTTGCAGTTCCCCGTGGGGCGCGTGCACCGGCTGCTCCGTAAAGGTAACTATTCGGAGCGCGTGGGCGCCGGCGCGCCGGTCTACCTGGCGGCGGTGCTCGAGTACCTGACAGCCGAGATTCTGGAGCTGGCGGGCAACGCGGCGCGCGACAACAAGAAGACGCGCATCATCCCGCGCCACCTGCAGCTGGCCATCCGCAACGACGAGGAGCTCAACAAGCTGCTGGGCCGCGTGACCATCGCGCAGGGCGGTGTCCTGCCCAACATCCAGGCCGTGCTGCTGCCCAAGAAGACGGAGAGCCACCACAAGGCGAAGGGCAAGTGA